A genomic stretch from Sulfurimonas sediminis includes:
- the pyrH gene encoding UMP kinase, with protein MANKRVLVKFSGEALAGEAGHGIDTKILKYIAQEIKTLVDAGIEVGIVIGGGNIIRGVTAAQDGIIKRTSGDYMGMLATVINGVAMQEACEHAGMQVRMQTAIKMEQIAEPYINRKATRHLEKGRVVIFAAGTGNPFFTTDTAATLRAVEIGAEVIIKATKVDGVYDKDPAKYPDAVKLPELTYDQALQDHIKVMDDTSIALAKDNSLPIIVCDMSKQGNLLDILNGNMSNCSIVK; from the coding sequence ATGGCAAACAAACGTGTTTTAGTTAAATTTTCGGGTGAAGCTCTTGCTGGAGAAGCAGGTCATGGAATCGATACAAAGATTTTAAAGTATATTGCCCAGGAGATTAAAACTCTTGTTGATGCAGGTATAGAAGTCGGTATAGTCATTGGAGGTGGAAATATCATTCGTGGTGTGACTGCCGCCCAGGACGGAATTATCAAGCGTACATCCGGAGATTATATGGGCATGCTGGCAACTGTTATAAACGGTGTAGCAATGCAAGAGGCCTGTGAGCATGCCGGAATGCAGGTACGTATGCAAACCGCTATAAAAATGGAACAGATTGCTGAACCGTATATTAATCGTAAAGCGACACGCCATCTTGAAAAAGGACGTGTTGTTATTTTTGCAGCAGGGACGGGAAATCCGTTTTTTACTACAGATACGGCGGCAACACTCCGAGCTGTAGAAATCGGTGCGGAAGTCATTATTAAAGCGACTAAAGTTGATGGAGTGTATGACAAAGACCCTGCCAAGTATCCTGATGCGGTGAAATTGCCCGAACTGACATATGACCAGGCATTGCAGGATCATATAAAGGTTATGGATGACACCTCAATCGCACTGGCAAAAGACAACAGTCTGCCTATTATTGTCTGCGATATGTCCAAGCAAGGTAACTTACTGGATATTTTAAACGGAAATATGAGTAACTGCTCAATAGTAAAATAA
- a CDS encoding nitronate monooxygenase, translating into MNFKSLKIGKYEIEKPIVQGGMGVGISWDQLAGTVSKEGGLGVISSVGTGYYKDKEFAKKLVADRPLSEANFYSKDGFTEIIKNARKICGDKPLAANVLYAINDYGRVVRDACEAGINIVITGAGLPTNMPEFTEGYPDVALVPIVSSAKALKIICKRWQKRYNRLPDAVILEGPKSGGHQGFTYEQCSMPQYQLENLVKPVVEEAAQWGGMPVIAAGGVWDKNDIEAMMELGASGVQMGTRFIGTYECDAHANFKKVLLDAKEGDIKLMGSPVGYPAQGVVTNLTRMVEKREGPAIKCISNCVAPCNRGEEAKVVGFCIADRLSDAYEGNLETGLFFSGTNGYKLNEIITVKELIDKLMHGE; encoded by the coding sequence ATGAATTTCAAGTCTTTAAAAATTGGTAAATATGAGATAGAAAAGCCAATAGTACAAGGTGGTATGGGTGTTGGAATCAGTTGGGATCAGTTAGCTGGTACTGTTTCAAAAGAAGGCGGACTTGGAGTTATCAGTTCTGTTGGAACAGGATACTACAAAGATAAAGAGTTTGCAAAAAAACTGGTAGCAGACAGGCCTTTGAGCGAAGCAAACTTTTACTCAAAAGATGGCTTTACAGAGATAATAAAAAATGCCAGAAAAATCTGTGGCGACAAGCCTTTGGCCGCAAATGTTTTGTATGCTATCAATGACTACGGACGTGTTGTTCGTGATGCCTGTGAAGCCGGTATTAATATTGTAATCACAGGGGCAGGACTGCCGACAAATATGCCGGAGTTCACTGAAGGGTATCCTGATGTAGCGTTAGTGCCTATTGTATCGTCTGCAAAAGCTTTGAAAATTATTTGTAAAAGATGGCAAAAGCGCTATAACCGTCTTCCTGATGCCGTTATTCTCGAAGGTCCAAAAAGCGGTGGGCATCAGGGTTTTACCTATGAGCAATGTTCAATGCCACAATATCAATTGGAAAACCTTGTAAAACCTGTTGTAGAAGAAGCAGCGCAATGGGGTGGCATGCCGGTAATTGCTGCAGGTGGTGTTTGGGACAAAAACGACATAGAAGCGATGATGGAACTCGGTGCGAGCGGTGTGCAGATGGGAACTCGTTTTATCGGTACCTATGAGTGTGATGCGCATGCAAACTTTAAAAAAGTACTTCTTGATGCAAAAGAGGGTGATATAAAACTTATGGGTTCTCCTGTGGGATATCCTGCACAGGGAGTTGTGACAAATCTCACACGCATGGTAGAAAAAAGAGAAGGTCCTGCAATTAAGTGTATTTCAAACTGTGTTGCACCATGTAACCGGGGAGAAGAGGCTAAAGTTGTCGGTTTTTGTATTGCAGACAGATTAAGTGATGCTTATGAGGGAAACCTGGAAACAGGACTCTTTTTCTCTGGAACCAATGGCTATAAATTAAATGAAATTATTACAGTAAAAGAACTTATTGACAAGCTTATGCACGGTGAATAA
- a CDS encoding ISAs1 family transposase has translation MKLTRTKALLESLKSIPDYRVDTGKIEYPLHEVLFMTLFALIKGNTTFKDIFSWMIYNKDNAILKEIFDKEEITIPSKSTYHRLLINTDNNALEKVFREFFFPFIAQENIAIDGKWLRGSDVNGQYTQERHKAILNILDKDIKIVFAHKFLDKNKSSEITALKEVLNDNIFSNEGQIFSFDALLTQSEILNTIDEQGNRYIAKLKDNQKHLKEKAIKTIEEFNQPTDRVDDEDSYLTENNKRVSRKVEVFQNKSADLVMYHENFQNIQSLIKVTKTLTNAQTGEVTISTQYLMANFKTTAKEFLQKILQHWRVETYHYHLDMLTEEDDHIAYKEPFSIAILRSFTVNLYQLFLNENKDKKVLLTGKTTMADIKRNALYRDDFSVQLIESNYID, from the coding sequence ATCAAATTAACACGCACAAAAGCCTTACTTGAATCGCTAAAAAGTATCCCAGACTATAGAGTAGATACAGGGAAGATAGAATATCCATTGCACGAAGTTCTTTTCATGACACTTTTTGCACTTATCAAAGGAAATACAACTTTTAAGGATATATTTTCATGGATGATATATAACAAAGACAATGCAATACTCAAAGAGATTTTTGATAAAGAAGAGATAACGATTCCTTCCAAATCAACATATCATCGTTTATTGATAAACACAGATAATAATGCTTTGGAAAAAGTATTTAGAGAGTTCTTTTTTCCATTCATTGCACAAGAAAATATTGCTATTGACGGGAAGTGGCTGAGAGGTAGCGACGTGAATGGTCAATACACACAGGAAAGACATAAAGCAATACTAAATATCTTGGATAAAGATATAAAAATAGTGTTTGCTCACAAGTTTTTAGATAAAAATAAGAGTAGCGAAATTACTGCACTCAAAGAGGTTTTAAACGATAATATTTTTAGCAATGAAGGACAGATATTTTCCTTTGATGCACTGCTTACTCAATCAGAGATTCTCAACACTATTGATGAGCAAGGTAACAGATATATAGCAAAACTCAAAGATAACCAGAAACACCTCAAAGAGAAAGCTATAAAGACCATAGAAGAGTTTAATCAGCCTACAGATAGAGTTGATGATGAAGATAGCTATTTAACTGAAAACAACAAAAGAGTCTCTCGAAAAGTAGAAGTTTTTCAAAATAAAAGTGCTGATTTAGTTATGTATCATGAGAACTTTCAAAATATTCAATCACTCATTAAAGTGACGAAAACATTAACAAATGCACAGACTGGTGAAGTTACAATTTCAACTCAATATTTAATGGCTAACTTTAAAACAACTGCAAAAGAGTTTCTTCAAAAGATACTGCAACATTGGAGAGTGGAAACATATCACTATCACTTAGATATGCTTACTGAAGAAGATGACCATATAGCATATAAAGAGCCTTTCTCTATAGCTATTCTTAGAAGTTTTACTGTTAATCTTTATCAGTTGTTTTTAAATGAGAACAAAGATAAAAAGGTACTCCTAACCGGTAAAACTACAATGGCAGATATTAAAAGAAATGCTCTTTATCGTGATGATTTTAGTGTTCAATTGATTGAATCAAACTATATTGATTAA
- a CDS encoding N-acetylmuramoyl-L-alanine amidase family protein: MIKVFALILFFITALYAVNDQEILKRADSFLKSSSKSNQFRAYNDYKNLYLRALLHGDNKLKHSALKGIISSGHRLHIDVKRYEQEYKHLSHISKKNYKAKKNIQVTSSHKLKSVRFYNKRLVLQFDKNLQKKQVNYFTLSDKKKSIYKYVFDIHASMLKKSNTLKQEGVDKIKLAQYNPNTLRLVIQNKTPLKIRFFKKGKVLSIKIINKSAKTKKKSPKRLDRNKVIVIDAGHGGKDPGAIGYRKYREKIVVLSIARELKRILRARGFTVYMTRDSDRFIKLRNRTKYANRKNADIFISIHANAVGRKDAKRVSGLECYFLSKSRSSRAKKVAEMENSADLDEMDYYGKQSFLNTINSHNIVASNKLAIDLQRGALATLKSRYKNVKDAGVREGPFWVLVGAQMPSVLVEVGFITHPTEARRLVSRSYQKTMAQGLANGVERYFINSQKR; this comes from the coding sequence ATGATAAAAGTTTTTGCTCTCATACTTTTTTTTATTACTGCTTTATATGCTGTCAATGATCAGGAGATTTTAAAAAGGGCAGATTCTTTTTTAAAATCTTCGAGTAAAAGCAATCAGTTTCGTGCATATAATGATTATAAAAACCTCTACTTAAGAGCATTGTTGCACGGAGACAACAAACTTAAACACTCCGCTCTAAAAGGGATAATCTCCAGTGGACATAGATTACATATTGATGTAAAAAGATATGAACAGGAGTATAAACACCTCTCACACATTTCCAAAAAAAATTACAAAGCAAAAAAAAACATTCAAGTTACATCTTCACATAAATTAAAATCAGTTCGCTTTTATAATAAAAGACTGGTGTTACAGTTTGATAAAAATCTTCAAAAGAAACAGGTGAACTATTTTACGCTGAGTGATAAAAAAAAGAGCATCTATAAATATGTTTTTGATATACATGCTTCCATGCTGAAGAAGTCAAATACTCTCAAGCAAGAGGGGGTTGATAAAATTAAACTGGCACAGTACAATCCAAATACATTGCGGCTGGTTATTCAAAACAAAACGCCTTTAAAAATCCGTTTTTTTAAAAAAGGCAAAGTGCTTTCTATAAAAATCATCAACAAATCAGCAAAAACAAAGAAAAAATCACCCAAAAGACTCGACAGAAATAAAGTTATAGTCATAGATGCAGGGCACGGCGGAAAAGACCCTGGAGCCATAGGATACAGAAAATACAGAGAAAAAATTGTGGTCTTGAGTATAGCCAGAGAGCTAAAGCGTATACTTCGCGCAAGAGGTTTTACAGTGTACATGACGCGTGACAGTGACCGCTTTATAAAATTAAGAAACAGAACAAAATATGCAAACAGAAAAAATGCAGATATTTTTATCAGTATCCATGCCAATGCAGTTGGACGCAAAGATGCCAAAAGAGTTTCTGGACTGGAATGCTATTTTCTCTCAAAATCCCGCTCAAGCAGGGCAAAAAAAGTAGCAGAAATGGAAAATTCGGCAGATTTGGATGAGATGGATTATTACGGAAAGCAAAGCTTTTTAAACACCATAAATTCACACAACATTGTTGCATCAAATAAGCTGGCAATTGATCTGCAAAGAGGGGCGTTAGCAACACTCAAAAGCAGATACAAGAATGTGAAAGATGCAGGGGTCAGAGAAGGGCCGTTTTGGGTACTGGTAGGGGCCCAAATGCCTTCTGTCCTGGTTGAAGTCGGATTTATAACGCATCCGACAGAAGCCAGACGGCTTGTAAGCAGAAGTTACCAAAAAACAATGGCACAGGGACTTGCCAATGGAGTGGAGCGCTATTTTATAAATTCTCAAAAAAGATAA
- a CDS encoding GGDEF domain-containing protein, with amino-acid sequence MAVIIMQECELYQYTLFAGSILLLASLFFNIKYRKKIKKRLEDENRLIKNAYYHPVTSLPNKENVKIVISEQIQRALRHNKSFLVMVIKIKNFYEVQLHSKVLAEEFMLEASNRLLQSTRSEDIIGHISDDSFMIVFNEYLQEENYKRVCQRVEESFA; translated from the coding sequence ATGGCGGTCATAATTATGCAGGAATGTGAACTGTATCAATACACTCTTTTTGCAGGAAGTATACTTTTGCTTGCAAGTCTGTTTTTTAATATCAAATACAGGAAAAAGATAAAAAAACGCTTGGAAGATGAAAACAGACTCATAAAAAATGCCTACTATCATCCTGTCACCTCTCTCCCGAATAAAGAAAATGTTAAAATAGTAATTTCTGAACAGATACAAAGAGCTTTGCGACATAATAAATCTTTTTTGGTTATGGTAATAAAAATAAAAAATTTTTATGAAGTTCAGCTGCATTCAAAAGTGCTGGCAGAGGAATTTATGCTTGAAGCAAGTAACAGACTGCTGCAAAGTACACGGAGTGAGGATATAATCGGACATATCAGTGATGACTCTTTTATGATTGTATTTAATGAATATTTACAAGAAGAAAATTACAAGAGAGTGTGTCAAAGAGTAGAGGAGTCATTTGCATAG
- the tyrS gene encoding tyrosine--tRNA ligase: MIDEALREINRGCAEIIDNERIEKLLKAYFQEGKTYTVKAGFDPTAPDLHLGHTVLLQKLATFQKYGARVQFLIGSFTATIGDPTGKNATRKVLSKEDIIKNIESYTTQAFKILDESKTDIVYNDDWLGKMSAADLIALASNLTVARMLERDDFSKRFKTNVAIATSEFMYPLLQGYDSVYLKSDIEIGGTDQKFNLLMGRQLQKVYNIKKQQAILMMPILEGLDGVQKMSKSLGNYIGVSDEPNDMFGKVLSISDELMWRYFELLSDKSLDEIAALERAVKEGKLHPKKVKEDLALEITARFHDKEAAQNAKEEFDRIHSKSQIPNDISEFSCEGPIWIAKALVDCKMEPSTSQARRDIKQGGVKIDQKKVSDEKLELSSGEYLLQVGKRKFAKLKVK; encoded by the coding sequence ATGATAGATGAAGCTTTAAGAGAGATAAACAGAGGTTGTGCAGAGATTATTGACAACGAAAGAATAGAAAAACTTTTAAAAGCTTATTTTCAAGAGGGAAAGACATATACGGTAAAAGCCGGTTTTGACCCGACGGCACCGGATTTGCACCTTGGACATACTGTTCTTTTGCAAAAACTTGCAACATTTCAAAAATACGGTGCAAGAGTGCAGTTTCTTATAGGAAGTTTTACGGCAACAATTGGTGATCCGACAGGGAAAAATGCCACACGAAAAGTATTGTCAAAAGAAGATATAATCAAAAATATTGAGAGTTATACGACACAGGCTTTTAAAATTTTAGATGAGAGTAAAACAGACATAGTATATAATGATGACTGGCTGGGAAAAATGAGTGCAGCTGATTTAATAGCGCTTGCCTCAAATTTAACAGTGGCGCGTATGCTTGAGCGTGATGATTTTTCAAAAAGATTTAAAACAAATGTCGCAATTGCAACGAGTGAATTTATGTATCCGCTGCTGCAGGGTTATGACAGTGTTTACCTGAAATCTGACATAGAAATAGGCGGAACCGATCAAAAGTTTAATCTTTTGATGGGACGACAACTGCAAAAAGTATACAATATTAAGAAACAACAGGCCATTTTAATGATGCCTATTCTCGAAGGTCTTGACGGTGTCCAGAAAATGAGTAAGTCTCTGGGAAATTATATTGGTGTTTCAGATGAACCAAATGATATGTTTGGTAAAGTTTTAAGTATATCCGATGAGTTAATGTGGAGGTATTTTGAGCTTTTGAGCGACAAAAGTCTTGATGAGATTGCAGCGCTAGAGAGGGCAGTAAAAGAAGGAAAATTACATCCGAAAAAAGTAAAAGAAGACTTGGCATTGGAAATCACAGCGCGTTTTCATGATAAAGAAGCAGCACAAAATGCAAAAGAAGAGTTTGACAGAATCCATTCAAAAAGCCAAATTCCAAATGATATTTCAGAGTTTAGCTGTGAGGGACCGATTTGGATTGCAAAAGCTTTGGTTGATTGCAAAATGGAACCCTCAACATCCCAGGCCAGAAGAGACATCAAGCAGGGTGGTGTTAAAATAGACCAGAAAAAAGTATCTGATGAAAAGCTGGAATTGTCATCAGGAGAATACCTGTTACAGGTTGGAAAAAGAAAATTTGCAAAGTTAAAGGTAAAGTAA
- a CDS encoding DNA-directed RNA polymerase subunit omega, with protein MKVEELTAKVLDENPSMDRYQLAIAVAKRCDELENGAPSKLNVNTSSIKSTDLALMEIAEGLIRVKGFSDKEK; from the coding sequence ATGAAAGTTGAAGAATTAACAGCGAAAGTTTTAGATGAAAATCCAAGTATGGATAGATATCAACTGGCAATTGCAGTTGCAAAAAGATGTGATGAACTGGAAAACGGTGCTCCAAGCAAATTAAATGTCAATACAAGCAGTATCAAGTCAACTGATTTGGCACTTATGGAAATAGCTGAAGGACTTATCAGAGTCAAAGGCTTTAGCGACAAAGAGAAATAA
- a CDS encoding PD-(D/E)XK nuclease family protein: protein MKEKNLLEQIKVIQKKYYEINKITGENFNIFEAGHIGHIETFHTRLIAELLCKKGSHNQGDTFLKLFFNKLKLKTNYENTKVYSEYQTDNGRRIDIVIENEKLIIGIEAKIYAKDQDKQIQDYYTYLTNKNKKVYLIYLTLDGHLPDEQSKGEVSHDQIIIMSFKTEIYDWIILCIKEVYDKINLRESLLIYKNLLEKLTNQNLKKEIEMVKILNSKENIESAFNLFDVYERAWAEKEYNFWCDLYAKVEKNIGSQWEDGDDIFLKEKDKSVWYKSDGEPYDTEESIKQIKSLRYGSTNKLFGIAFKQNCDGRNIYLIVAYANSSEVGWLYIEIKSNDNKNFNHTQIRELLIDNNDVLLDFKDFDDTSVYKIIEEIKFPSYKNRMGNFELFGESKYKTIINKLSKELICKLNEIDKILRRNNESVKNSVSATICNT from the coding sequence ATGAAAGAAAAAAATTTATTAGAACAAATCAAAGTAATTCAGAAAAAATACTATGAGATAAATAAAATTACAGGTGAGAATTTCAATATTTTTGAAGCTGGACATATAGGGCATATAGAGACTTTCCATACAAGACTGATTGCTGAATTATTATGCAAAAAGGGTTCACATAATCAAGGAGATACTTTTTTAAAACTTTTTTTTAATAAGCTCAAATTAAAAACAAATTATGAAAATACAAAAGTCTATTCTGAATACCAAACTGACAATGGGAGAAGAATTGATATTGTTATTGAAAATGAAAAATTAATTATTGGAATTGAAGCAAAAATTTATGCAAAAGATCAAGATAAACAGATTCAGGATTATTACACTTATTTAACAAATAAAAATAAAAAAGTTTATCTAATCTATTTAACACTTGATGGTCATTTACCAGATGAACAAAGTAAAGGAGAAGTAAGTCACGATCAAATAATAATTATGTCCTTTAAAACTGAAATATATGATTGGATTATACTTTGCATCAAAGAGGTATATGATAAGATTAATTTAAGAGAATCGTTATTGATTTACAAAAATTTGTTGGAAAAATTAACAAATCAGAATCTAAAAAAGGAAATTGAAATGGTCAAAATTTTAAATAGTAAAGAAAATATTGAATCAGCTTTTAACTTATTTGATGTATATGAAAGAGCTTGGGCAGAGAAGGAATATAATTTCTGGTGTGATTTGTATGCAAAGGTTGAGAAAAACATTGGTTCTCAATGGGAAGATGGTGATGATATATTTTTGAAAGAAAAAGATAAAAGTGTCTGGTATAAGAGTGATGGTGAACCTTATGATACAGAAGAGAGTATTAAACAAATTAAAAGCCTGCGATATGGATCAACAAATAAATTATTCGGTATTGCTTTTAAACAAAATTGTGATGGTCGAAATATTTATCTGATTGTTGCTTATGCGAATTCTTCTGAAGTTGGTTGGCTGTATATAGAAATTAAATCTAATGATAATAAAAATTTCAATCATACTCAAATACGAGAATTGCTAATAGACAATAATGATGTTCTCCTAGATTTTAAAGACTTTGACGATACTTCTGTGTATAAAATAATTGAAGAAATAAAATTTCCTTCATACAAAAATAGAATGGGAAACTTTGAGTTATTTGGCGAAAGTAAGTATAAAACAATTATCAATAAATTATCAAAAGAATTAATTTGTAAACTTAATGAAATTGATAAAATATTAAGAAGAAATAATGAGAGCGTAAAAAATTCTGTGTCAGCTACCATTTGTAACACCTAA
- a CDS encoding RelA/SpoT family protein, which yields MDIEQVKHINDVESAIAYLFSQIPQSEPLEKALDFSIKAHEGQYRKSGEAYIIHPVLVASIVVSITNDESMAIAALLHDVVEDTPVTIEQIEDLFGKDVAHLVEGLTKIDTIRDHELIPSNSDEKLVVSALSFRKMLIASIHDVRVLVVKLCDRLHNMLTLDALPPHKQKRIAEETLVVYAPIAHRLGISFLKNILEDLSFGYLFPKEKQEIENYLQTNYHAIEMKLDAIKESIMKILVKNGFCEDDFEILSRIKHKYSIYLKMQRKGVSIDEVLDLLAVRILTKDPVKCYTILGLIHLNFRPLASRFKDYIAVAKDNGYQTIHTTVFHDAAIFEVQIRTYDMHKTAELGVAAHWKYKSGGNNIKLDWLDSLQYQNESVEDFYALIKNDLYSEDISVFSPSGDAFTLPRGAVALDFAYAVHSEVGNKAVSALINKTKASLMSELNNGDIVKIITGDEIITRCSWIDAVKTSKAKTNMKLNCNARIRDLNAKVAVSIVATAMKLNFARVQEWFLKHQCDSVTSIPNDIEHFKNVIHKYIVDISKNNRFKKFISRHRFKLKGYEVAGIEIFSTTNITDIVFDYCCHPKHGDEIMGFLDKTKVHVHHKLCNNATKMLDAHEPMVFVRWKQEKIYRYKLIASLHNEKGALAEFLSFLVKLDVDINAIELGKESADYIKYCELVFEAKEADINSLRAKIESKIKVVNLVRTDDAYKN from the coding sequence ATGGATATAGAACAGGTTAAACACATCAATGATGTTGAATCTGCAATTGCTTATCTTTTTTCTCAAATACCTCAAAGTGAACCACTTGAAAAAGCATTGGACTTTTCTATAAAAGCACATGAAGGGCAGTATAGAAAAAGTGGGGAAGCTTACATAATCCATCCTGTTTTAGTAGCCTCCATTGTTGTTTCTATAACAAATGATGAGTCGATGGCTATTGCCGCTTTATTGCATGATGTTGTTGAAGACACCCCTGTGACTATTGAACAGATAGAAGATTTGTTTGGCAAGGATGTTGCCCATTTGGTGGAGGGACTTACAAAAATAGATACGATTAGAGACCATGAACTCATTCCCTCCAATTCTGATGAAAAGCTTGTCGTATCGGCACTCTCTTTTAGAAAAATGCTTATTGCCAGTATTCATGATGTACGGGTTCTTGTTGTCAAACTGTGTGACAGACTGCACAATATGCTCACCCTTGATGCCTTGCCCCCTCACAAGCAAAAACGAATTGCCGAAGAGACATTGGTTGTGTATGCCCCTATTGCACACAGGTTGGGGATTTCATTTTTGAAAAATATACTTGAAGACTTGAGTTTCGGCTATTTGTTCCCCAAGGAAAAGCAGGAAATAGAAAATTATCTTCAGACAAACTATCATGCTATTGAGATGAAACTTGATGCAATCAAAGAATCAATTATGAAGATTCTTGTGAAAAATGGCTTTTGTGAAGATGATTTTGAGATTTTGTCAAGAATAAAACATAAATATTCTATTTATCTGAAGATGCAGAGAAAAGGTGTGAGTATTGATGAGGTGCTGGATCTTTTGGCTGTGCGGATTCTTACCAAAGACCCTGTAAAGTGTTATACGATTCTGGGGCTTATTCATCTTAATTTTCGTCCGCTTGCTTCACGTTTTAAAGATTATATTGCTGTTGCAAAGGACAATGGATACCAGACCATTCATACAACTGTTTTTCATGATGCCGCAATTTTTGAAGTACAGATTCGAACCTACGATATGCATAAAACTGCTGAACTTGGAGTTGCCGCACACTGGAAATATAAAAGCGGCGGCAACAACATCAAGCTGGACTGGTTAGACAGCCTGCAGTACCAAAATGAATCTGTAGAAGATTTTTATGCACTCATTAAAAATGATTTGTATTCTGAAGATATTTCGGTTTTCTCTCCGTCGGGTGATGCTTTTACTCTTCCCCGCGGAGCAGTGGCACTTGATTTTGCTTACGCTGTACACTCAGAAGTCGGAAATAAAGCTGTGAGCGCTTTAATCAATAAAACAAAAGCCTCTTTAATGAGCGAACTCAATAATGGTGATATTGTAAAAATAATTACCGGAGATGAAATTATTACAAGATGTTCCTGGATTGATGCGGTTAAAACATCAAAAGCCAAAACAAATATGAAATTAAACTGCAATGCAAGAATACGCGATCTTAATGCAAAAGTGGCCGTGAGTATTGTTGCAACTGCAATGAAGCTGAATTTCGCGAGAGTGCAGGAATGGTTTTTGAAACATCAGTGTGACAGTGTGACCTCTATTCCTAACGACATAGAACATTTTAAGAATGTTATTCATAAATATATAGTAGATATCAGTAAAAACAACAGATTTAAAAAGTTTATTTCCCGACACAGATTCAAACTCAAAGGGTATGAAGTTGCAGGCATTGAGATATTTTCTACAACAAACATTACCGATATAGTATTTGATTATTGCTGTCATCCCAAACACGGGGATGAAATTATGGGATTTTTGGATAAAACAAAGGTGCATGTCCATCATAAACTGTGTAACAATGCTACAAAAATGCTCGATGCCCATGAGCCGATGGTATTTGTCCGCTGGAAGCAGGAAAAAATTTACCGATACAAACTGATTGCCTCTTTGCACAATGAAAAAGGTGCTTTGGCTGAGTTTTTGAGTTTTCTGGTTAAACTGGATGTGGATATCAATGCAATTGAACTGGGCAAAGAGAGCGCTGATTATATTAAGTACTGTGAGCTTGTTTTTGAGGCAAAAGAAGCTGATATTAATTCACTTCGTGCTAAAATAGAGTCTAAAATAAAAGTTGTCAATTTGGTGAGAACCGATGATGCTTATAAAAATTAA